The following proteins are co-located in the Pectinophora gossypiella chromosome 7, ilPecGoss1.1, whole genome shotgun sequence genome:
- the LOC126368332 gene encoding H/ACA ribonucleoprotein complex non-core subunit NAF1-like: MGKKRKHADSDEDYIRRKIRRLEEKLINKTKRNRVIYSSDDDLSSQSSDSPPPMEAECESPLPVIVHAPASPPSQPESPPPPDSPPPPPPSPLLPPPKPPLPPPTASVIADHNATAETIVAEELEGDILQLLGDAPRCETALGPPIHKDVASRWQEILVKGLLKDTKEKLLEEYLVPSNCNLLIAPNLNPEAKAALSDPLVKRDTFLMQKQKQIGIALSALASATSLILSNETSKQKLLKPISDACRILCDNHFMETKSRRNMVISSTNMQLKDTLMESVRDQSWLFGENISEKVKAAKSIQRSGDDLKNQPKQTPKNSRGRLNFKPQHRKVDHKPASSSDSGRGRPHQAAARGSARGAHHRPGQRSPPPRRSYHK; the protein is encoded by the exons ATGGGAAAGAAGAGAAAACATGCAGATAGTGATGAAGATTATATTAGGCGAAAAATACGACGGTTGGAAGAAAAAttgataaacaaaacaaaacgtaaCCGCGTTATTTACTCCTCAGACGACGATTTAAGCA GTCAGTCTTCAGATTCGCCGCCGCCAATGGAGGCAGAGTGCGAATCCCCGTTACCAGTGATTGTGCACGCGCCTGCGTCTCCTCCGTCCCAGCCGgagtcgccgccgccgccagactcgccgccgccgccgccgccgtcaccGCTCCTGCCGCCGCCGAAGCCGCCGTTACCACCTCCGACAGCATCGGTAATAGCAGATCATAATGCGACCGCAGAAACAATCGTTGCAGAAGAACTCGAAGGAGATATTTTACAACTTCTCGGTGACGCACCTAGATGTGAAACTGCTCTGGGGCCACCAATTCACAAAGATGTAGCGAGTAGATGGCAAGAGATACTCGTTAAAGGTCTGCTTAAAGACACTAAAGAAAAATTGCTGGAAGAATATCTGGTTCCTAGCAACTGCAATTTGTTAATAGCACCTAACCTCAACCCTGAGGCAAAGGCAGCCCTTTCCGATCCGTTGGTGAAAAGAGACACTTTTCTAatgcaaaaacaaaaacaaattggcATAGCCCTGTCCGCCTTGGCTTCGGCTACATCTCTGATTCTCTCCAACGAAACATCCAAGCAAAAGTTACTCAAACCGATTAGTGACGCTTGCCGCATCTTATGCGACAATCATTTTATGGAGACAAAATCCCGAAGAAATATGGTTATCTCTTCAACCAACATGCAACTTAAGGACACTTTAATGGAATCGGTCAGAGATCAATCTTGGTTATTTGGCGAAAATATATCTGAAAAAGTAAAAGCTGCAAAATCAATACAAAGATCCGGGGACGATTTGAAAAATCAACCGAAACAAACTCCTAAAAATAGCAGAGGTCGTTTAAACTTCAAGCCCCAGCACCGCAAAGTAGACCACAAGCCAGCGAGCAGCAGCGACAGCGGCCGCGGCCGCCCGCACCAGGCAGCGGCGCGGGGCTCAGCGCGCGGCGCGCATCACCGGCCCGGCCAGCGCTCGCCACCACCGCGTCGCTCTTACCACAAGTAA